One Coffea eugenioides isolate CCC68of unplaced genomic scaffold, Ceug_1.0 ScVebR1_78;HRSCAF=398, whole genome shotgun sequence genomic window, TTGTTTGGTATTTATAAATTGTTGAAAATGAGTtacatccaaacaaacaaatgaaGTTATATGTTGTGTTTGAGCAAAAATTGatccaaacagtttttttttttttgacaaccGTTTGACCCCTGGTCTGAAAATTTTTGTTGGTACCCTAAATGGTTAATACCTAGGCTCCCGAGAGTGACATTACCATCCAAAATAAAATCGGTGAGGCTATATAAGCCGACTATAATTATACCTGGCAATTGGGTGGGTTGGGCGGGTTAATATTGGGTTTTCATTTAAATGGGTTATACCCAATCCGCCCAACTTAAATTTGGGTTAATTTTGGATTGAGTCATATTGGGCCATTACAAAACCATGACCCAAATATGatccaatatattaatttaatagattttgatacataaactctctcaaatacattttcacatataacaaaaaaatttcataCACATAAACACATTGTTATATAGATAGACATATTTTCACACACTAAAACACTCATGATacaaacacacactcacttcTTAAATTCATTTGAAACACATTAGTATAtttggatagtaaattatttgagataattttgtgaaaaaaatactgtaacatttttttgatgtgatgtatgtgacatagaaaggtgattgaaaaatgtatagATGATACAAGCAAATCAGTGTGTGtaaataaggtgtaaataaTATGCATTTCAAACACACTATTTTTATGCATACAAACACACTAAAATACATCCTAATATACTTTTACAAATACACGCACATACTAACTGTTTAAACTCTAAAAAGGttagtgaaattgttagaaatctcatctcaggagaggtttctggAATTACGCCATATAAAAACGATGGCAAATTGGACCAAAAGCAGTAGCATAGCCTGCTTCCATACATTGACCGCTtccaaactttgaaaatttgtttctttttttcccttttttttaagaATATACGGGACCAATTCCCCCGCAATGACAGTAGTACTTCGTAAAAATAGGAAACGAGTAGacattaattaattatttggcTACGAAATACTAGATTTAGCAACTAACAAACAAATAATAAGAAACTAGATTTAAATTCTACAGGTCAACAACTTCCTAATGACCTTCATTgagcaaaaaaattaattaatttatttttttttaacttaagtTGGATAATGGGTGCTCAACGCAAATACCCAAACCGCTCAAGATATATGTGGGCTTTTATTACCCAACCCAAATTTGACCCAACACCCAATTTACTCAACCCAATCTCTCAATTTAGTGGGTGGGTTGGGTGGGTTATCGGGTTTTGGGTATAATTACCAGCTCTAGCTATAATGATTAAACGCAGCGGGTCAGGTGAATCAACGGGATCCGATTGGTACGTTATAATCAGGTAGAATCAACTAATACAATTGCATACTACAGCCTACAGCATGGTTGCCTGAGTCCATGGGATATATTAAGGGTTTTGGTAATAGGCAATAAGGGTATTCGATCTACATCACCTCTGCCTGAGCGGATCCTGGCACAAGTCGAGTTTTGTTCCATTCAAATTGATTTATGTAATTCTTACGATTACGCTGTAAACGTACAATTTAGGTGTAAACTTGAATTTGTATAAATtgcaaatttaaatttataccAAATGTAATAAGAATTAAGTTAATTGATTTGAACATGATACGACTCAACTTGTTAGGTCTCGAATCGTATATGAAGGACATAAGATTAGGTTGATAAAATTTTAGTGTcaaattatataaataattaCCAAACAAGCTCAAAATATAACGTATGAGCttgaaattattttctttattgtgaACTATATGTGGATTATTTAAATTCTGTAATGATTTTTTTAGATTGACAACAAGAATAAAATTGTATATTCATgttacaaaatatatatattttaaataaattaatcTTTTCTATGTTGACAATATATACACTAGTGGGCTAACAGCGTGTACAATATGTcaattgttttttttatttgcagCACATGTAGCGTACGGCAGCAACAGAGacgcaaggaaaaaaaattcccttctGATAATGTGCTTCTTCTCAAGATTCCCTTTTATGAACTCTAAACTCCAAGACATCTTTAATCCCATTTTCATCCAACATATAAATGAGAGTTATCCATAATACTCGCTTACACAAAACAATCCCAAGCTCCCCCAGTTCAAATAAGAAATAGAGGTGGAGGTTTCAGAGAAGACAACCCATAAACGAAATTCTgattcttctctctctttttttttttcggagacGATAAATCTAATCTATCTTACACTAAGGGGAAGGGGGCGGACTTAAGGAGGCTTAGGAATAATTCGGAGGGAACTGAACCACCACCGGATCAGACGGGTGCACAGCACACCcatctggatttttttttggaaccaAGCCACTTAAATGTGGCAttttggtgggaggcaaggtttgaTTCTTCTCATATACCAACAGATTGTGATTCTTCTGGGAGGCAAGCCACTTAAATTCTGATTCTTCTCATATACCAACAGATTGTCACGAATTCAGGCTTAATTTTCCCGAAACAAGCAAATGTGACTTTTACTAACAAAAGAGCACTCCAAGTAGATAAAAAAGAAACCACCAACCTTTGGATTAATGGCCACCACCAAGTCCTTAAGATTTGGTGAGATGGGAGGCAAGGTTCCACCAATTGTCACATTatgtcattttttaaaaaattcaaacgGGTGTATAGTGCACTCGTCTGGTGACGACAGTTCAGTTTTCGTCGATCCTCCCATTGATCCAGTTGAATCCCTTTAAAATAGGTTAGAGTACAAATAGAAGTAGGAGTAGATGTAGAGTAGATTATTACTTACGGTTAAAAAAAGAAGTAGATAAAAAAGAAAGGAGTGAGCTAGGAGGCTTTGCTTACGGCGTCTAGTCAGACGTCTGAAAAAGGTTTTGAAAGCCAGTCCTCGCCTGCCGCAATGGTCTGTTTTTGGGCAAAAAACTACTCCACCAATTGTTTTCCCATAAACTTCACAGGTAGACAAGTGAATGAGACGGCTGCCATTTCCGGAGCAATACTTAACCTGCACAATGCCACAGAATCCGCACTTGAAAGagacaaaagaaaaagtcaaaagCCATATACCATTTTACAAAAAACTGAAGGGACCcttcttttttcaaattttcctgTGTCTCTGTTGCCACAGCCACAcactgcatttttttttaatgcatgCAATACCCTATTGCCGGCTTGCCGCACCTGATACAAATATTGAGGCAAATAATAAGAGAAGCAAAGGACAAaatgtttatttctttgtaaaacTCACACATATGATTGCTGCAACCAGTGTCTAAATACCACGTGTTTTGTTGAGTTTCTTCACTCATGTGACACACCATCAAAAGAGACACTTCTTCTTCTGCAAAATTAGTCATTTCTCCATTTTGTCTATTCAAATTAGTTCGACATTCGGACTGATAATGGCCATACCTATGACATTTGTAGCATTCAACATTGGACTTGTCTGTTGACTTTGGCCTTTGATTTGTTAATGGATAGCCTCCTCGTCCTCTTTTTCTTCCTTGAAATTAATTTTCTTGGTGCTGGTATTGTTGTTGTTGGTTGCCACGATCATTATTTCCTCTACCTCTGCCTCTGCCTCTGCCTCTTCTCCATGTTGAATGACTTTCTGCTGAAGCCACCAATGCTTGCTCCTCTTTCTCTTGCTGGTTAATTTTTTGCTCATGAACCAACAAAGAACTCTGCAactcatcaattgaaattgtaTCAATATCTTTCGATTCCTCTATACAGCATacaacaaaattaaattttgttgtCATTGATCGAAGAATCTTCTCGACAATGGTGGCGTCCTTCAAATTTTCTCCATGGATCCTCATCTTGTTAGCGATTGCCATCGTTCTTGCGAAATAATCAGTGACTGATTCGCTTGACTTCATGCGTAAAGTCTCAAATTCGGTCCGAAGAGCTTGAAGCTGCACCCGCTGCGCCTTTGCATTTCCTTGATATTTTTTCTTCATGGAGTCCCAAACTTGTTTGGAGGTATCTTTGCTAAGAATTGTCTCCAAAATGGTTCGATCAATAGCTTGAAAAAGATAATTTTTAGCTTTAAGATCTTTCAGTTTCAATGCTTCCAACTCCATTTTTTGCACCTCTGACAATATTTCTCCGATTGTTGGCTCCGCTACTCCAGATTCGATAACCTGCCAATACTCCTTGGATCTCAAGAAGTTCTCCATTAGCATACTCCAATGATCATAGTGACCATCAAAGCGAGGAATTGCTGGCTGCACAAAATTGTCGATGGCCATCATAATTAATAATTCTCACAACTCACTTTTGTTTTCACTCACTAGCCTAGCTCTGGTACCACTGATACAAATATTGAGGCAACTAATAAGAGAAACAAAGGACAAaatgtttatttctttgtaaaacTCACACATATGATTGCTGCAACCAGTGTCTAAATACCATGTGTTTTGTTGAGTTTCTTCACTCATGTGACACACCATCAAAAGAGACACTTCTTCTTGCTGAAAATGCAACTCTTCAAGAATATTCGTTAACCAAATTGCTTGACAGGCACAGGCGGTTGCAGCTACATACTCTGCTTCAGTTGTTGATAACGTAACAATTGGTTACTTTTTTGAACACCATGAAATAGCTGCTGAGCCCATCATGAACACATATCCAGATGTACTCTTTCTATCATCAGAATTGCCTGCATAGTCACTGTCAGTAAAATCAAACAAATCTGATTTTCCACCATTCTTGTAAAATAATCCATACTCAATGGTTCCCTGCAAGTATCGAAGAATCCTCTTGGCAGCTAGAAGATGTGTCTCCCTTGGACTTTCCATGTATCTACTAATAAGACTTACATCATGCATAATATCAGGCCTAGTTGCTGTCAAATACATCAAACTTCCCACAATTTGCTTGTAAAGggttgacaggttgtcagcctgtgcaataataaatacctgctcaaactaaaagtaatttctgtagatagcggtgagcagggtcgaattcACAGGGATTggaagtaattgtttcttttcaaattcacagtgacaagggagGTATTTTTGCGCAGAGagtgacaatcaaataaatacaaataaaatccaaggaactactaaaaattaaataacaatttactaaaatcaaatgagtgataattaagaatctagtcaagaaataatttcagcaatggttcacctaattgatcatcgaaacaaagacaattccaattatttatcaataaataggttataactaccaaacaagcgatgatagtcaacccctccttactgtgtcggtgattaaggtacgcccgttaatcactactctaattgagaaataaccttaggtacgcccgtaagatttaattccccaattgccttacgtattagagaagccctattctaaccaaataacgcactaccagggttattttagattagcccacgtattcccctgacacaaatccaatcatgccagCTGTCACTATTTCAgggcaattaaataattacggatttaacactctaattgacaatagattatcaaattaactaattatccagatccaagacaatcaattaattaaacaatcataagcactgtaaTCAGGGAATAttcgaataccaataaataaaaagaaaagataaaattaaatcgatctcacaatttttaggcgaaccaaaACCTCCGTTGTCCCTGGACTAGATTGAGAAAATTAGCTCATGTTCGATGCGAAAAACCCACAAGAAATTGTAAAGAGAGCCGCGGCCATtgtcccttgaaattggggaaattcaatTCGGTTTCAATGTTTGAAAAGATAGCAAAGCTACAGCAATTGATTCTATGGTTTCTACTTGTCCAATCATAcgagaaggaaaaggaaaagctaCTTGAGCCCAcaaggaaaaatcaaaagacTAAGCTAAAGAGTTGTCTGCCATTGTTTGGTCTATTCCTATCTAATATCTTCAAGGCTGCGCGGCGGCTCTCCTTCCAGAGAGGAAGAAGCCTCTCCTGTGCGGCGCTCCAACTCTAGGGGAAGAAGACCCTTGACTTCAGCCCTTCGTTCCTCTTTTTAATGCTGTCTTCTGCGAATTACCAAAAAAAGACTTGTATCTccttgttccaaaaatgcccttgattgcctgctatttgaactcttttccgatgactgtcaaattggccttaattgtgatatttttgttttactccctgaaataaatgcaaaatatcaaaagtgagtagaatctagcaATTAATCCATATTAGGTCAgataataggggaaattaataataaaataaatgataaaattgcaacctatcaattccccccacatctaaaccatgcttgtactcaagcataagaacagtaaacaaacaccaatattcGACAATGGCTATTACTCTATctaccaaattgccaagataccaagaaaaatatatattaagTATCAgcgatcaagatccaagaaacatcacttcggttagcttctaaaccataGACACCTCTAATTTCagattaactaatctaagaaaaggaatgacgtgcaacatttatcagcaaacaATCCAAATATTAACCAAAACCTCCATATTCAGtccataaatcggcaagctgacctctaacatactaacacaatctgcacttttctattttttttttcatttttttttcattccctctttttttttaataataataataacaataacacaaaaagacttagtctctaaCCGTTGGAGCCTTTTGATGCAAActccaacatttttagatgaaggagcccggttactcagctcctaccgctatacgaccacgtactcatagaaagtactaccttttgacgcgagaatcgacacttttaggtgcagatccccggttactcagtagtaactaatagcggaaTACAGTCAAGCTTATTCACAGCCAAACAACGCAAAAACGCAAAATAACAACACTAACAATCAAGCATAGGAGCAGCTCACCTCATTATtgccaaacatggagaactggAGTCAATATTGGACCAGTTCACATTAAAACGCCAACAGTCATTCcttatgcctagaaaagttaatcAAAGAAATCAAAAGAGTCAAGCAGTCCGATATTCACCACAGAGACATTCTTAGACTCAACCACATTCACTTGATACACTTCCATTACTAAaatttggcaatagcagaaatagaggcaacaatccaacatcaaacttggcatcacatatgagctaatcactaaaaagaagaaaaagaaaatgaacgaaAGACACTAGCACTataactgctccccccacacctaaatcctacattgtcctcaatggaggtaataaaacaattaaagcGAAGAGAATaacgaaacttccctctcgAGTAGCTAAGGGATAGGCAGGAACGGTGGAGGGAAGCCGATGTAGTGGAAGTACGCGGCCAAGTTCTGAGACATCTCTGCCACTTGGCGGGTGATGTTCGTCAACTACGTGGTGAATCTGAGCCCGCAAGTGGTGCGATTTAACATCAGAGGCCATCGGTAGGGGAGACGCAAAAGAAGAGGGCTTGGGTCtcaccattttctccaaatGTCATTTCAATCAGCAAGAGACAAGAATTGCCCACAAATAATGTAAACAGCAAATTCAAAGCAGTAACAATTTAATAGCCACTAGTGCCTCCCAAATATCAATAGAGAGCGACACAACTTGCCTACCCAAAATCTCTCCCAATATCTCCAATTGCACAAGAACAACTCAGTCACACATGCCCAGCAATCAATCAGGTATCCAACCAAATAAAACGGACACATGCAAGGGAAAATACTctaaccagtaccactggtgcaaaATGTAGTccaaaattaatgaaattgctATAGCAAAGTAGAGCAGTAGTAAAGCAATAGCCCCAAGTGGTAATCTAATCACAAGAAAGAGGACGTGCTACCAACAGAGCAATATCAGAGCACATCAATTGCTAATAATGTCTTACAATTCATCAGGCAACTTCAGAAATAACTCAACCAGAATACCAAAAGAAACCTCAACAAACTTAGCAATTGAAAGCAATGGTCAGAATATTTCCCAGCAATTCAATCAGATGCACCCAACTGGAATAAGCAATGTAAATGGCATAGAAACCTCCCAATTGAACAAACAAGTGCAGTATTGCAGttcacccaaaatctcaacaaatggCTCCAGTTGGCCAGCTAAAGTCTTAACCCAAAATCAGCAATTCCAATGAAAACAACTTAGATATTGGACAATAAGAACTCAGCCAACCAAATAGAGGTACCAAATTAAGGTTCAGTTACtccaccagtaccactggtgtagCGAATAATGGAAGATAAATCATACACGACCAAGACCAAGTCACCGGTAAACCAAAATAACACTAACACTGCCACAATTGATGACTGAATTACAAATACCTCCATTGGTCGATAGGCAAAGCAGGTGGAACTGGGGGTGGCTAACAAAGGGGGTAGCGACTCCCTTGCTGGTAGAAGCTGCGGTGGTGGAGGCGCGAGGCGCGAAGACGCGCTAGTGGCGCGCGGTGTAGGCGGCGTGCGAGGAGGATTGGCTGGCCGTGGGCTGGCTAAGCGGCAGCAGCGGACAAGCTGGAGGTGAGTTGGTGGTGGCGGACAGAGAGATCGAGAGAAAGGAGGGCGTGAGCTGCTGGTCGGAGTTCTGGCGTGCGGTGGAGGTGAGCTGGGGCAGAGGTGGCGATGCGCTAGGCTGTC contains:
- the LOC113758911 gene encoding uncharacterized protein LOC113758911, translated to MAIDNFVQPAIPRFDGHYDHWSMLMENFLRSKEYWQVIESGVAEPTIGEILSEVQKMELEALKLKDLKAKNYLFQAIDRTILETILSKDTSKQVWDSMKKKYQGNAKAQRVQLQALRTEFETLRMKSSESVTDYFARTMAIANKMRIHGENLKDATIVEKILRSMTTKFNFVVCCIEESKDIDTISIDELQSSLLVHEQKINQQEKEEQALVASAESHSTWRRGRGRGRGRGNNDRGNQQQQYQHQEN